CAAGCACTACGACTTAACATCGCCGCCTGTCAGTGTCACAGAGGAACGCTCATACTTATATGAACCTTATCGGCCACACTGGTTTGTTTTATGTGCACGAGGGTTTTATTGCTATTAAATCCAAACATGTTGAGCTCAAACcgcctgacctttgaccccgacCCGCTAGTGAAAACATGCAGACGTGTTGTGTGACACAGTGGTCGTACGAGgaggtgtttttaaaagtagGATTTCTGGAACAGTCTCAGTCCGCCACAGCCGGCGCCTTCCTGCAGCACCCCAGGatcccccctctcctcttcctcttcttcctcgtctTCGTCTTGTCCCCTCTGAGGCTGGTGTCGGAGCAGATGGACTTCCTCAGAGTGGTGATGTGCTTCTCCTGCTCCCGGATCTTCGACTCCAGGTGGGACTGGATCGCCGTGCCGAGGCACTCCAGGTCCACCGTGGCGCCGTACACCTCCCACGTCATCCCCTGCTTGTCCCACGCCACCTCCTGCGGCTTCCCcgcctcttcatcatcttcctccatGTTTTGCTCCCTTGCTTCTTTGTCATCGCCTttctcgtcctcctcgtcctcccaGATGCTCTCGGCGCTCACGTTTCCGTCTTGGTTTCGTCCAAATTGCAGCTCCGACACGAGGGCGGGGCTCTGCTGGAAGCTGTAGGTACGCAGACAGGCGGGGAGGGAACTCGCCCTGTCAGTCCCAACAGAGGGAAGCACCGATTGGCTGCACAGCTCGATGTCGATCTTGCAGACGTGCTGGAGAGGCGACTGGCCGGCGGGGACGCAGCACAGCGTCGGGACCGTCGGCGAGGTTAGACTACCGGACTGACAGCCCGGAGATCCAAtcggagaggaggtgggagctCCCCCGTGCAGGCTGGAGCTGGCGGAAGTTGAGTGTTCGACCACCTCCACCTGGACGCCCACGTCTCTCCGGTCCACTCCCCACAGATCGGGCCTCTCGCTGGGGTCAGTCATGGTCGCTGTCTCCCTTACTGTCCTGGAGCTCGCTACATGAGTGGaaggctgaggaagaggaggggggcaAGATGACCGAGAGAACGAGGAAGAGCTCACCTCATCTTTCTGTTCACCCCTCTCCTCCGTCTTACTCCCCACACCCGTTGCCCTTGACGATGGGATGCTGCTATCAGCGGCAGTGGCATTCACGTCTCCCAGGTGGCGTGCTTTGCTCGGCGGGGCGCCTTGTGGCCGCCGTGCGTTGTCAGTCACAGCTACCCCTCGCACGGCCCCCTGGGGGGATACAACCGGCCCCCCTGCAGCTGGTACTTTGGTCTCCGGCGGTTTCAAATGTGCTTCCTCGGGGGCATCGGCGCCACTTTTCACAGACGTCTTGGTGATGGAGTCAAAGGTGAGACCCCGAGTTAGACCGGTATTATGGAGGTTCGTTTCCGCGGCGACAGATccaactgctgctgcaggctctGGTGTGGATCCTCCCCTCGTTGTCAAGACAACAGTGGTTCTGGTTTTGGGGCTGGAGGTGGCCAGAGGCGCCAGCGGGCCAGAACCTGCAAACAGtgatttattctgtttattctacattttacaGATTAGAATATATCTTTACAGacaattaataaaaaacacagacaggtcaaattacacatttaaaaagcagttcATGTCTTCAGCTGCTGAATTGAGGATATTGATTGAACTATTGTTTTTCTCTTGATGGCTTTAAATGCAGAAAGTCtgcctcagtctgtctgtctagtGAATATAAGACaaactaaaatattttctcAGGCAGTTGCTAAAAGCTCTAAAAAAGTTAACATTTCTAACAAACTTTCACTTTGTCAGTTGTGTTTTTAGGTTCAGTCTCTCtccagcttgttttttttttgcaccagatttctataaaaaaaaaaaaaaacataaatcagcGTTTCAGGagtgatgaagaccatgagatgcagctgaaagtGGACCTTCAGTTAAGACTATTACTGTATTGTTATGGCTCATTATTTGCAAACAGAGAATCAGCTGATCTCAGGTGTGATTCAGGATGACCGCTGATTACCTGGAGCAGAACCGGGACTCCTCAGGACCGCCTTGTGTGGCCCAGCTGGACTAGGAACAAGACTTTTGCCGGGACCAGACCCAGGACTCCTACTTGCTGACCCAGGTCTAGGAGAGAGCGTCAGGGAGAGCGACACATCTGCCAGAGCTGACTTTGAGCTAGACCGAACTGGTCCTGGCTTAGAAGAGTCTAAACCAGCTTTAGGATCTGGACTGGGCTTAGCAGTGGTACTTTCGGCCTTGAGACTGTCGTCCTTGGACCCAGAAGGACCAGTTCTAGAGGACGATGGGGAGACAGAGCCAGCAAATTCCTTTTTAGACCCAGAGGCCACTAGAGAAGTTTTAGAAGTTGAACGGGTCGGACCAGGTTTAGGGCCAGAAAGAACATCAGACTTCAACTCAGTGCCCACTTTAAAACTTGGACTGGTTTTAAGATTGGAACTGGCTTTAGAGTCTGAAGGAGTTTTAAGGTCCAGCTCATCTTTTGACCCCATGCTAGACTTAGAACCAGCAGCTGTCTCAGAATCTGGACTGATTTTGCTTGCTTTGACTTCAGTTGCGGTTCTAGTATCAAGGCTATCTCTGGACCCCATCCCGGACTTGGGACTGGGACCGGCTTTGGAATTGGACCCGGTCTTGGAGTCTAAGCTGTCCTTTGATCCCCAGCTGGTTTTGGAAGCAGAACCACTTTTAAAGTCCAGGCTATCTTTGGACCCCGTTGCGTTTTTAGAGTTGAGGCTGACTTTTGAACCCGTTTTGGATCCAGTACCAACACTTGAATCTTTACAATCCGGATTCTCTTTGATCCCTGATGCATTGCTGTTTTTGGTCCCTGAAGGGTTCCTCTGTTTGAGACTTAAAGAACTCGGTTGAGGGGTCTTGGTAGTGAGCAGGGCTGCTTCAGCTCCCTGAGTTTGTGATTTTGGTCCAGCAGGCGGCGTCTCGGCAGGGTCGTGCCTGGTCTGCTCGTTTGGCTTCATGCTTGTCTGGTCTGGTTTTTTGGTTTTAGCTGCCATTGTTTGGGTTCTATTGTCCAGTTTTGGACTGATGACGTTTAAATCTCCTTTCTGGTTGCGGACTCTCGGGCTCACGGGAAGGTGAAGCGTTTTTGGTGACTGTGTCTCGAGGTTAATTTCTTTTCCACCATCttctttcatgtttgttttcaggccgGCTGTTATCTTGTTTGTAGTCTTCGTTGTCGGTCCAGCTGTCACTGAACTAGGTTGTTTGGGGTTTGAGGCGCTCACCGATTCTACTCTCGGCACTTGTGTTTTGACTCTTTCGGTTGCCCTGGGGCTGCAAGCCACCATCGTTTGCGGACTTGCCACCATGTTGCTGTGTGCCAGGGTCTTGGGGCTGAGTGTCGGAGTCTGTTTGGGGTTTGGCGATTTCAACCTTTGCTCGCCTTTGCTGCTCATCGACGTCTCGACTGTTGGTGAGCGAGCCAAAggaattttacttttttgccGCGATGGATCATCTCTTTCCACGGGTGACATCACCGGGGTTGTCAGGGTGCTTGCTGACTTGCCAGTTTCCGTGGTACCCACTCCTCTTGCCCCAGGTTTCCCGCCGCCTTTAGTCCCGTTGTCCTTTCTGTTCCCTCCAGGCAGCTTCGGGGTCCCGGCGCCTCGCTGAGGATTGCTTGGCGAAGTCAGATTGAGGTTGAGGTTGAAGTTAGGCTCTGCCCCCCAAATGGCGTTGGAATCAGTATTGCCGAGGGCATCCGTAAGCCCCGCCTCTGCTGGAATTGGACATTCTGATTGGACGTCACCCCTCCCACGTTTAGAAACCTTTGGGGGTGTTTCCATGGTGGTGATAGAAAATCAGGGAGCAGCCAGAATCAAATAGCAGCACCTGATTGGACAGATGGCGAAATTATCAATAGAAGCCAACTACAGTACAATTCCTGAACTATATACCATTTATCAAACcaatagaaaataatgaattcaTGAATTTAGATTGATTTATTAAATGACTTATATTACTGATACTAATGCCATCTTAAATTATCATGTTGCATCTACAAATATATTTTCCTGACTGTTAAATATCAACTCAGTTGCTGTTATTTCTGTTCTTTCCAACAGCTATTTTCTGTCAAACAGACGAATCCTCTCGGGATcagtttttgctctttttgctCTTTCCCCTGCTGGGCCTCACACAGCCGAACTCAtgactgaaatgtcagaaattttAATACCCTTCTTCTTGTCTTAATCAAGGATCCAACAATGAAAAATTACTGTTATTTTGCACACAAATAAACCTGATTTATCTGAACTAAAACGTGTGGTTTGTTTGGTATGGAAACAACATATCAGAGCATCAAAATAATCAAACTATAACTATGATTAATAAAGTACATCCATCTATCTAGATGAAATGCCGTTAATAGGAGTATCATAGGAGTTATATAATCATCATCAAGATCATGTTTTTTTAGTGTAAAATTTTAATCAGCAAAGTGACCAGTGCCACTAcctgcagctgtcagataaaacaacaacaattttgACTGAAATCGGCGCTTTAGTAGATTTCCAAATTAATGAGAACATAATGATATAAACATttacaggagaaaaaaagtaCAGTTAATTTAGGTTTAATATCACAAATCAGCATTAAGTCGCTGTAATCTCACTACAGTAATATTATATGTCCGTCTCTACATACCGTTTCAGAGTCCACGGTCACCAGCGGCGGTCGACGGTGAAAATCCCATCATGGTGTCTGACGACCGCCTGCcgagaaagagaggaaagctTCAGCTCGGTGGTACCTCCTCAGAGCTCGACCACggtaatgaataaataaaaggaggagggcgagagggaggagggcagccatcatcaccatgtttctctctcctcctttccctcctccttatcctgttttgtcctcctcttcctctttggtGGTTCTTTTCCATTCTTGTTCTTTTCTTGATTCTTCAGTCCCTCCTCCCCAAACCTTCTCTCCcatctttctctttatcttcatcttcccaattcttcttttttcagaCCTCTACCACCTTTCAATTCTTGGTCTCCCTTCTTCTTCCATCCTGTATCTGTTTAATGgacgtccatccatccattttcttccatTTGTCCAGGGTCGGGTCACGGTGCCGGTAGGCTAAGGAGGGgactccagctcctcctggtggATCCTGATTTGTTCCCAGGCCAGATcagatatataatccctccaaGGAGTTCTGGATCTGCCCCGGGGTGTCCTCCCAGCTGGATGCCCAGGAGGCATTCAGACCAGATGCCCAAAtcatgtggaggagcagcggctctactccgagctcctcaccccgtctctaaggctgagcccagacaccctgaggaggaaactcattttagCTGCTTGTATTCACGACTTCAATCTCTTGGTCATGACCCAAAGCCTACGGCCATAGGTGAGCTTACGGCTCAGCTCCCGCTTCACCACTGCATTACTGCCACCGCCACATTCAGACATTTAGTGGACTTCCTGAGCCACGTTTATTGACACTGTTTTTAGTTTGAGTTATAGATTGTAGAAAAGAAGTGGACCAGGGGTTCATAAACTAATTTTTCTCACCTGATTTATTTCAGGTGAGAAGTAAACAGTAACCAGTTTTCCTACCTGCcgactaaccaatcagaggcaggggaaaaaaaaatcacgcaCCACTTCATGCTCCAAAATCAGGCAACAGCCTTGAACTAAGTGGCTTCATCCACTTCTtaaatacagtctatggtttGAGTCAATAGATTAAAGATGAATGCTAACATGCAAACGTTTAGCATCACTTCGCTTTACGTATAGTGACcttagtttagcgtgttagcggGCTAACATCTGCTACTTAGCACTAAATAGagagtacagctgaggctgatgggaatatctttaattttgatgatatttggtcataaaacaaacagaaattttgacctgatgatggatCAAAGATTAATCCTCTGGGGCCTGTGAATATCTGCACAGGAATGTCACACTAAACCATCTGTTAGATGCCAATATACATCACTAAGATCTGTGAAAACTTTTATCTGCTCATGGGACAAAGAACTGAACAGAtggtcaccaaagtcagtaggattcaccCTCTGTGGACCAAGAACATCTGTATGAAATGTCATGTCAGTCCATCCAATAGATGAGACATAaagatgagatatttcagtctggatcagaGTGGACTGACCGACTGTGTAGAGCAAAACTATTCTGGACCACCAAAATACTCTGTAACGTCTTTGTAATCAATGACCttgaacatttttttcaatttatctAAAAAGGTtttaacaaaaaagaagaaaaaaaaaattaattaatgagcCATGACAGCTAGTTCCTGTTTCTGAAGAGTATGGCGCAACTTCCTCTATTCCTGTGTCTGCAAAGGCTCTTCCACTTTTCACTTTGGTACTGGTCACTTTGGTAGTGTACGTGGTTAAGGCTCGGACTCTGCTGAGAAAAGGTTTGTGGAAGGTAAGTTCATCGATATGGAACCAAACAGCATCAGCTCTCTATCGCATGAATATTAATCACCATaagaaatgtgtgatgtgttttcattgtttagAGTGACataaataatggaaatatttgggggaaaaaagtgtaGTTGGTCAATTATGGCCATATGGCAACAATGTGCAATCATGGAAGTGtcataaaatctatttttggaTTTGGttgaacaaacaacaaatcaaacTCATGAATGCTTGAGTGAAATGTGTAACCCAATATCGTTGTTGTATgtactcaaaaaaaaaaacgaccaACATATAATTTGGAAGTTGTGATTCCTTTTGTTAAAACAACAGTTTCCAGTGGTATTATTTATAATCCAAGTGGGACGTAATGGTTACAAAATGTCTCAAATTgcaaaatagataaaataaataaacagcaatcATGGGTTTCTgctttttttgtaattcaaagTTGTGAACATGGTGTCTGGTGCTGCAGGAGGCCCTCTGGGGGACTGTGGGTGAGGGTCGGGCCTCCCAGAGCCCacagagcaggtctagaccacaGCCTGGGAAACGGGCCACACAGGAACAAATTAATTCAACCATTTTAC
The sequence above is a segment of the Pempheris klunzingeri isolate RE-2024b chromosome 23, fPemKlu1.hap1, whole genome shotgun sequence genome. Coding sequences within it:
- the gprin3a gene encoding G protein-regulated inducer of neurite outgrowth 1, with amino-acid sequence METPPKVSKRGRGDVQSECPIPAEAGLTDALGNTDSNAIWGAEPNFNLNLNLTSPSNPQRGAGTPKLPGGNRKDNGTKGGGKPGARGVGTTETGKSASTLTTPVMSPVERDDPSRQKSKIPLARSPTVETSMSSKGEQRLKSPNPKQTPTLSPKTLAHSNMVASPQTMVACSPRATERVKTQVPRVESVSASNPKQPSSVTAGPTTKTTNKITAGLKTNMKEDGGKEINLETQSPKTLHLPVSPRVRNQKGDLNVISPKLDNRTQTMAAKTKKPDQTSMKPNEQTRHDPAETPPAGPKSQTQGAEAALLTTKTPQPSSLSLKQRNPSGTKNSNASGIKENPDCKDSSVGTGSKTGSKVSLNSKNATGSKDSLDFKSGSASKTSWGSKDSLDSKTGSNSKAGPSPKSGMGSRDSLDTRTATEVKASKISPDSETAAGSKSSMGSKDELDLKTPSDSKASSNLKTSPSFKVGTELKSDVLSGPKPGPTRSTSKTSLVASGSKKEFAGSVSPSSSRTGPSGSKDDSLKAESTTAKPSPDPKAGLDSSKPGPVRSSSKSALADVSLSLTLSPRPGSASRSPGSGPGKSLVPSPAGPHKAVLRSPGSAPGSGPLAPLATSSPKTRTTVVLTTRGGSTPEPAAAVGSVAAETNLHNTGLTRGLTFDSITKTSVKSGADAPEEAHLKPPETKVPAAGGPVVSPQGAVRGVAVTDNARRPQGAPPSKARHLGDVNATAADSSIPSSRATGVGSKTEERGEQKDEVSSSSFSRSSCPPPLPQPSTHVASSRTVRETATMTDPSERPDLWGVDRRDVGVQVEVVEHSTSASSSLHGGAPTSSPIGSPGCQSGSLTSPTVPTLCCVPAGQSPLQHVCKIDIELCSQSVLPSVGTDRASSLPACLRTYSFQQSPALVSELQFGRNQDGNVSAESIWEDEEDEKGDDKEAREQNMEEDDEEAGKPQEVAWDKQGMTWEVYGATVDLECLGTAIQSHLESKIREQEKHITTLRKSICSDTSLRGDKTKTRKKRKRRGGILGCCRKAPAVAD